A segment of the Amycolatopsis thermophila genome:
TCGACCGCGCGCCGGCGCATCTCGGCCTTGTCGAGCATCCCCAGCCTGCCGAGGATGCCGCGGCGCTTGATCTCCCGGCCGAGGAACAGGTTGGCCGCCGGATCGAGCTCCGGGGCGACCGCGAGGTCCTGGTACACCGTCTCGATGCCCATCCGCCGCGCGGTCGTCGGCGAGTCGAGCGACACCGTCCTGCCATCCAGCACGATCTCGCCGGACGTCGGCTGCTCCGCTCCGGACAGGCACTTGACGAGGGTGGACTTGCCCGCGCCGTTGTCCCCGATCAGTGCGGTCACCTCGCCGGCCCTGGCCTGGAAGGACGCCCCGCGCAGGGCCTCCACCGAGCCGTAGCGCTTGACCAGGTTCCGTGCGTCGAGCAGGACGGTGTCGTTCATCAGCGCGCTCCGGGGGCCGGGGGACGGCAGCGGATGACGGTCAGGTCGCCGGCCAGTTCGAGCTGCCCGGCGGCGTGCGGGACGACCAGCGTCTCGCCCTTGGCGACGTCGATCTCGCCGCCGTGTTCGGTGCGCAGCGTGCCCTGGCCGTCCAGCGCGACGAGCACGGCGAACGACGGGTCGAGCGCGAGCGACGGCGACGGGCGCAGCTGGTCGGCGCGGAAGAACTCCGCCGACCCGGGGGCCAGCAGGTCCACAGTGGACCCTTCCGCGTCCGCGGTGTGCCTGACGATCGTGGTCAGCCGCTCCTCGTCCCAGCCGGAGGTGTCCAGCGCCGTCAGCGCGGTGTCGAAGCCGAGCCCCAGGTGCCCCTGCTCGGGGTCGTCCAGGAAGTCGCGCCACTCGATGGTCAGCGAGAAGTCGGTCGGCTGCTGCAACTCGACGACGAACACGCCGGCGCCGATCGCGTGCGGCAGCCCGGCCGGGATGTAGACCGTGTCACCGGCGCGCACCGGGACGCTGTTCAGCGCGCCCAGCATCGCGTCGGTGTCCTGCTCCCGCACCCATTCGCCAACCGTGGCCGGGTTGACGGTCTCGCGGAAGCCGGGGTAGACGCGCGGGTCGTCGCCGCTGGTGCCGACGACGATCCACGCCTCGGTTTTGCCGAAGTGCGAATCGAAGTGCCGGCGCGCGAAGCCGTCGGTGGGGTGGAAGTGCACCGGCAGCCGCTGAC
Coding sequences within it:
- a CDS encoding ATP-binding cassette domain-containing protein: MNDTVLLDARNLVKRYGSVEALRGASFQARAGEVTALIGDNGAGKSTLVKCLSGAEQPTSGEIVLDGRTVSLDSPTTARRMGIETVYQDLAVAPELDPAANLFLGREIKRRGILGRLGMLDKAEMRRRAVEEFDRLGVTLQSADVPIGSLSGGQRQSVAVARSVVWASKVVFMDEPTAALGVVQRERVLDVIRRVRDEGIAVVLISHNMPEVLSVADRVEVLRLGTRVARFVASETKLEDLVAAMTGALTHEEAAR
- a CDS encoding class I mannose-6-phosphate isomerase, with translation MTAPIKLPANQPAQFYRGGAAIAALRGVSGSDSAFGPEDWVASTTTRFGQEEAGLTRLPDGRWLRDAVRDDPESWLGAEHVSAFHDSTALLVKLLDAGQRLPVHFHPTDGFARRHFDSHFGKTEAWIVVGTSGDDPRVYPGFRETVNPATVGEWVREQDTDAMLGALNSVPVRAGDTVYIPAGLPHAIGAGVFVVELQQPTDFSLTIEWRDFLDDPEQGHLGLGFDTALTALDTSGWDEERLTTIVRHTADAEGSTVDLLAPGSAEFFRADQLRPSPSLALDPSFAVLVALDGQGTLRTEHGGEIDVAKGETLVVPHAAGQLELAGDLTVIRCRPPAPGAR